A window of SAR324 cluster bacterium genomic DNA:
TTTCCCTGAAAATGCTCCTGAATAATAACGCCTTCTGATCCAGGTTCCAATTGAGCCGCCTCTTGGTTCAATTCTTCGAAGGATGGGTTGCCTAAAGTTCTGCGAATCCAACTGACCACAGAACCTGTTGAGGTTTGACCACCCTCAACCACATGCAGTCCAGGGATTACTGCATCAGCATATGTTCCCCAGATTCCCTGACCGTGGAAAGCCTGCGAACTCAACCCTAAATGGAGATGAGAAGAACCTGTAATAAATGCCAGACTTCCTGGATCCACAACACCAAGACCAATCATCCCAATAAAAGCATCAGCACCACCTTGAAGGACAGGCAAGCCCTCTTGGAGATCTAAATGCATGGCTGCATTTGATGTCAAGCCTCCAATTTCTTCGCCCAATCGAATAACTGTATCTGGCCATTTCTTCAACAATTCTGGCATCCCTAAATTTTCAACCATGCTACTCGCCCATCCACCCCAGCCAGGCCCATAGTGCCATCTTACTGAGACATTGTTGATGCTGGCAACTCGCTTGCCTGTCAGGTGAAGATTTAAGTAGTCTTGAAACTCACAAACAGTCTCTGCTTTCCGGAAAATTTCAGGCTCATTTTGATGAATCCATAATGACTTTGGAACCATCCACTCAGCACTGACCGGCCCACTTCCATTACTATTTACTTGTAGCGCTGGATCACCCGTTGCCAAGACTTGCTCTGTCTGCGGAGCAGAGCGCATGTCCATCCAAATTAAGGCGTTTCTCAGTGGCTTTCCAGCACCATCTAGGGCCACAACACTGCAACAAGTCGTATCCAGACAAAGACCTAAGATTTCCTGCTTACCAACTTTGGCATCAATCACTGCTTGGCGGACGGCCTCACCGAGAGCATCCCACCAGTCTTCTGGATCTTGTTCTGCCCAACCGGAAACTGGGAAATTAGTCGGATAAGAGACAGATGCAAAGGCTTGGGGGTTACCCAAAAGATCGAAGACTCCAGCACGAAGCGACTCAGTTCCGCCATCTACCCCAATGACATATTTTTTCTGCAAGTGTTCCCCTGAATTGTAAGAATCAAAAAAAATTTAAGCTGGGTCAGCCTGTAAAATTCTCAACAGTAGCGGTGCAGCTTCAATTTGAGGCACATGTCCAACTTTTGAAAGACGGTGTTGGGCAACCCAGCCAGGTAATCCATTGAGGTGCCTTACAGGGAGGATCAAGTCTTCTTCTCCCCAAAGTATGCGAACTGGCTGATTCAATTTGCACAATAAACTGTGGCCATCCCATTCCTGAGTTCCGGATGGGAAAATACTCTTTAATAGATCCTTTGCTTGAGCCCTCCTATTTGAGCTGCCAAAATTTTTCTTGGTTGCTTCAATCAAATCCTTACTAATCCATCGGAGATCATAAAATAGGCGAGACAGAGCAAGCTTGATTTCTGACTCTGAGAGTTCTTCTGTAAATGGCTGGACAGCAGACAAATTTATTTCAGTGCCAAATCCGACTGGAGCCAAAAGTGTCAACCGGCGAACCATATTGGTTTGCTGAGAAGCCAGATAAACAGCAATCGCCCCTCCAAGGGAGTGACCAACAATATCTACTGTCCCTAGTTCCAGTTCGATAATGACCTGTTCAAGGTGTTCAGCCAGAGCCTGTAATCCCCCATTTTCTTGCCAAACTTTGGACTCACCATGCCCAGGGAGTTCAAAAGCAATGACATCTCTATTACGGGATAAGGGACCGTGGATTAGTCTCCAGGAATGCAGATCCGCAGCAAAGCCGTGCAATAACACAAGAGGAGTCCCGCTTTGGTTTCCTCGTCTCAGAAAACGAACTCCTCCTGGCCCCATTTGTGGCCCGAAAGGTTGTTCAAATGAAGCCCCTTCGGGTTCATTTTGAAAAAATTTAACAACATCACATCTCTCAATTCTACCAGCAGGCCCAGTTCCTATGACTGACTTTAATTCGATGCCATCACGTTTGGCTAGTCTTCTTGCACCGGGAACTGCTCGGATAAGGTCCAGATCTTTTTCATCATGTACCAAGGAATGCGTTGGGTCGTATGAGGCAGGGGGAGATTTAGGTTGTTTTTGTGAGGGAGCCTGTTCCGTCTTAGCCGGAATCTCAATTTTTCTGGAACTTTTTTCTGAGGGATCAATAAGTGCTAGGATGTCGCCCACTTTTACTTTCGCCTGCTCTTCGACCAAAATTTCCAGCAGGGTTCCAGACTCCAGAGCTGGAACTTCGGCAACCATTTTATCAGTTTCCACTTCCAGCAAGGTATCCCCCCGCTCAAAACCCTCACCCTCCGAAAGATTCCAAGTAACAACAATCCCCTCCTCCATTGTCTCTCCAAGCCGAGGAAGTCTTAATTCAGTACTCATTTTTTTCGCATCAATTTGAGAATACTTTGTTTGATGCTTTCATTCGTGGGCACAGAAGCAGCTTCCAAAGCAGGAGCAACAGGAATCGGGATATCCTCTCCAGCCATTCGAAGGACAGGTTCTTCCAGATACTCAAAGTTTTCTTCCGTAATTCTGGCTGACAACTCGGCACTTACACCCGCTGTCAGGCAGTCCTCCGTGACTACAAGAACCCGCCCTGTCTTTCGAACAGATTTTGTGACTGTTTCCATATCCAGAGGATGTAGGGTCCTGAGGTCAACAACTTCCACCTGCACTCCCAACTCAGCCATTTGGGCCGCCGCCTCAAGGGAGCGTTGAACCATTCTGGAGTAACAGATAATCGAACAGTCATTTCCTGATCGACTGATCTTAGCTCTACCCCAAGGGGGAGCGGATTCAGGATTAAAGGGAAAGCTTTGAGCGTACAAACCTTTGTGCTCTAGAAATATAACTGGATCAGCAAGTGTCAGTGCATGTTTGATCAAGACGTAGGCGTCTGTCGCATCAGCTGGCATTGCCAAGTGCAATCCTGGAGTGTGCATTACCCAAGCTTCTAAACTTTGTGAGTGTTGAGCTGCTGCAGATCTACCTGTTCCACCTTGACTTCGCAACATCATCGGAACACTGATTTGTCCACCAAACATGTAGCGAATCTTGGCAGCCTGGTTCACTAGCTGATCCATCGCAAGTGTTATAAAATCGACGTACATCAACTCAGCCACAGGCCGCAACCCAGTCATTGCTGCTCCGACCGCCGCACCCACTAATATTTCTTCAGAGATTGGAGTATCTCTTACCCAGTCTTCTCCAAATTCCTGAAGGAGCCCCTTGGTAACCCCATATGCTCCTCCATATCGTCCAACCTCCTCTCCCAAGATCACGATAGTTGGATCAGCCTGCATTGATTCCTGGAGACCCAAACGCAGTGCATCCCGATAGGTCATTTCTTTCATCGAGAGTCCCCCAACAGGATATCAGAATACAATGCACGATCGATCCTTGATCCCACAGATTCTGGATGCGTCAAATTAGGGGCATAGACATCCTCGAACATTGAATTCAACACAGGTTCCTGAGTTTCCAAGGCAAAATTCAAAGCTTCATCCATTTCATCAGCAACTTTTTTATGCCAACTATCCATCTCAGAGACGGAGACTCCTTGTTCCAGTAAGCGATCTGCCTGGAATTTTAGGGGGTCTTTTTTTCGACCTT
This region includes:
- a CDS encoding FGGY-family carbohydrate kinase, coding for MQKKYVIGVDGGTESLRAGVFDLLGNPQAFASVSYPTNFPVSGWAEQDPEDWWDALGEAVRQAVIDAKVGKQEILGLCLDTTCCSVVALDGAGKPLRNALIWMDMRSAPQTEQVLATGDPALQVNSNGSGPVSAEWMVPKSLWIHQNEPEIFRKAETVCEFQDYLNLHLTGKRVASINNVSVRWHYGPGWGGWASSMVENLGMPELLKKWPDTVIRLGEEIGGLTSNAAMHLDLQEGLPVLQGGADAFIGMIGLGVVDPGSLAFITGSSHLHLGLSSQAFHGQGIWGTYADAVIPGLHVVEGGQTSTGSVVSWIRRTLGNPSFEELNQEAAQLEPGSEGVIIQEHFQGNRTPHTDPLSRGVISGLTLKHGRSHLFRATLEGIAFGTELILETMRNNGFAAETVVLAGGATRSNLWLQIHADVSNLPLTLTKVPDAPALGSAILAAVGSGAYSDIGSAARKMVQIDRVIEPNPETHSLYQSFYQSYRDHYLAMKNARSGL
- a CDS encoding acetoin dehydrogenase dihydrolipoyllysine-residue acetyltransferase subunit, with translation MSTELRLPRLGETMEEGIVVTWNLSEGEGFERGDTLLEVETDKMVAEVPALESGTLLEILVEEQAKVKVGDILALIDPSEKSSRKIEIPAKTEQAPSQKQPKSPPASYDPTHSLVHDEKDLDLIRAVPGARRLAKRDGIELKSVIGTGPAGRIERCDVVKFFQNEPEGASFEQPFGPQMGPGGVRFLRRGNQSGTPLVLLHGFAADLHSWRLIHGPLSRNRDVIAFELPGHGESKVWQENGGLQALAEHLEQVIIELELGTVDIVGHSLGGAIAVYLASQQTNMVRRLTLLAPVGFGTEINLSAVQPFTEELSESEIKLALSRLFYDLRWISKDLIEATKKNFGSSNRRAQAKDLLKSIFPSGTQEWDGHSLLCKLNQPVRILWGEEDLILPVRHLNGLPGWVAQHRLSKVGHVPQIEAAPLLLRILQADPA
- a CDS encoding alpha-ketoacid dehydrogenase subunit beta, translating into MKEMTYRDALRLGLQESMQADPTIVILGEEVGRYGGAYGVTKGLLQEFGEDWVRDTPISEEILVGAAVGAAMTGLRPVAELMYVDFITLAMDQLVNQAAKIRYMFGGQISVPMMLRSQGGTGRSAAAQHSQSLEAWVMHTPGLHLAMPADATDAYVLIKHALTLADPVIFLEHKGLYAQSFPFNPESAPPWGRAKISRSGNDCSIICYSRMVQRSLEAAAQMAELGVQVEVVDLRTLHPLDMETVTKSVRKTGRVLVVTEDCLTAGVSAELSARITEENFEYLEEPVLRMAGEDIPIPVAPALEAASVPTNESIKQSILKLMRKK